A single genomic interval of Pyrus communis chromosome 5, drPyrComm1.1, whole genome shotgun sequence harbors:
- the LOC137733721 gene encoding elongation factor G-2, mitochondrial has translation MTRFPPPSTPRLLYTLYRSRTATSPPSPSPSAASSLLIGAFHLRQFSSGNLARAKEDKEPWWKDSMDKLRNIGISAHIDSGKTTLTERVLFYTGKIHEIHEVRGRDGVGAKMDSMDLEREKGITIQSAATYCTWNGYQINIIDTPGHVDFTIEVERALRVLDGAILVLCSVGGVQSQSITVDRQMKRYEVPRIAFINKLDRMGADPWKVLNQARAKLRHHSAAMQVPIGLEEDFKGLIDLVQMKAYYFHGPNGENIVTEEVPADMEEFVTEKRRELIEVVSEVDDKLAEAFLDDEPISPTDLEEAVRRATVARKFIPVFMGSAFKNKGVQPLLNAVLNYLPCPTEVSNYALDQTNDEEKVTLGGTPDGPLVALAFKLEEGRFGQLTYLRIYEGVIRKGDFIFNINTGKRIKVPRLVRMHSNEMEDIQEAHAGQIVAVFGVDCASGDTFTDGLVKYTMTSMSVPEPVMSLAVQPVSKDSGGQFSKALNRFQKEDPTFRVGLDPESGQTIISGMGELHLDIYVERIRREYKVDATVGKPRVNFRETVTQRAEFDYLHKKQSGGQGQYGRVCGYIEPLPADSQTKFEFENIIVGQAIPSNFIPAIEKGFKEAANSGSLIGHPVEHVRIVLTDGASHAVDSSELAFKLAAIYAFRKCYTAARPVILEPVMLVELKVPIEFQGTVAGDLNKRKGIIIGNDQEGDDSVITAQVPLNNMFGYSTSLRSMTQGKGEFTMEYKEHSPVSNDVQAQLVKNYKGTTAAE, from the exons ATGACGCGCTTCCCTCCACCCTCCACGCCACGCCTCCTTTACACCCTCTACAGATCTAGAACGGCGACGTCTCCTCCTTCCCCGTCCCCATCGGCAGCGTCTTCCCTCCTCATCGGCGCCTTCCACCTCCGCCAATTCTCCTCCGGCAACCTCGCGCGcgccaaggaggacaaggagcCATGGTGGAAGGACTCCATGGACAAGCTTCGGAACATCGGAATCTCGGCCCACATCGACTCCGGCAAGACCACCCTCACCGAGAGAGTTCTGTTTTACACCGGGAAGATCCACGAGATTCACGAGGTTCGAGGCAGAGACGGCGTGGGTGCGAAAATGGATTCCATGGATTTGGAGAGGGAGAAGGGGATCACCATTCAGTCTGCTGCCACTTACTGTACTTGGAATGGCTATCAG ATTAACATAATTGACACCCCAGGTCACGTTGATTTCACCATCGAGGTTGAGAGAGCTCTGCGTGTCCTTGATGGTGCCATTCTTGTCCTTTGTAGTGTTGGTGGAGTGCAAAGTCAGTCAATTACTGTTGATCGGCAAATGAAAAGATATGAGGTTCCAAGAATTGCATTTATAAACAAACTTGACCGAATGGGAGCAGATCCCTGGAAAGTTCTGAACCAG GCACGGGCTAAGCTCCGCCATCACAGTGCTGCCATGCAAGTTCCAATTGGGTTGGAAGAAGATTTTAAGGGTCTTATTGACCTTGTGCAGATGAAAGCTTACTATTTTCATGGTCCCAATGG TGAAAACATTGTTACTGAAGAAGTTCCTGCTGATATGGAGGAGTTCGTCACAGAAAAGAGGCGTGAGCTAATTGAAGTTGTATCTGAAGTTGATGACAAACTAGCTGAAGCATTCCTTGATGATGAGCCCATATCACCTACTGATCTTGAG GAAGCTGTGCGGAGGGCTACTGTAGCAAGGAAGTTTATCCCTGTGTTCATGGGTAGTGCATTTAAAAACAAG GGTGTACAGCCACTTTTGAATGCTGTTCTTAATTATTTGCCCTGTCCGACTGAAGTCAGTAACTATGCTCTTGACCAGACTAATGATGAAGAGAAG GTTACATTGGGTGGAACTCCGGATGGGCCTCTTGTAGCATTGGCTTTCAAATTGGAGGAAGGGCGTTTTGGTCAGTTAACATATCTAAG AATCTATGAAGGTGTCATTCGGAAgggtgattttatttttaacattaataCCGGTAAAAGGATTAAG GTTCCTCGCTTGGTTCGGATGCATTCCAATGAGATGGAG GATATTCAAGAGGCACATGCTGGGCAAATCGTTGCTGTTTTTGGCGTGGACTGTGCATCAG GAGATACCTTTACTGATGGGTTGGTTAAATATACAATGACTTCTATGAGTGTCCCCGAGCCAGTGATGTCGTTAGCTGTTCAACCAGTTTCAAAAGATTCTGGAGGACAA TTCTCAAAGGCTTTGAATCGTTTTCAGAAAGAGGATCCAACATTTCGTGTTGGCTTGGATCCTGAGAGCGGACAG ACAATCATCTCTGGGATGGGAGAGCTGCATTTGGACATTTACGTTGAACGCATTCGGAGAGAATATAAG GTTGATGCCACTGTTGGAAAACCTCGTGTTAACTTCAGAGAGACTGTTACTCAGCGGGCTGAGTTTGATTATTTACATAAGAAGCAATCTGGAGGACAAGGTCAATATGGGCGGGTATGTGG GTATATTGAACCACTCCCTGCTGACTCACAGACcaagtttgaatttgaaaacATTATTGTGGGACAAGCTATACCATCAAATTTTATTCCAGCTATTGAGAAGGGTTTCAAAGAAGCAGCCAATTC GGGTTCATTAATTGGACATCCAGTTGAGCATGTTCGTATTGTATTAACCGATGGCGCTTCCCATGCCGTGGACTCCAGTGAACTTGCCTTTAAATTAGCTGCAATATATGCATTTAGAAAG TGCTATACGGCGGCAAGACCAGTGATATTAGAGCCTGTTATGCTGGTGGAATTGAAAGTACCTATAGAGTTTCAGGGTACTGTTGCCGGTGATCTTAACAA GAGAAAAGGTATCATTATTGGAAATGACCAGGAAGGAGATGACTCTGTTATTACTGCCCAA GTACCTCTGAACAACATGTTTGGGTATTCGACTTCTCTTCGGTCAATGACTCAG GGAAAAGGCGAATTCACAATGGAGTACAAAGAGCACTCGCCGGTTTCTAATGATGTGCAGGCTCAACTAGTCAAGAACTACAAGGGCACCACTGCTGCTGAATAG